One genomic window of Diospyros lotus cultivar Yz01 chromosome 8, ASM1463336v1, whole genome shotgun sequence includes the following:
- the LOC127807258 gene encoding uncharacterized protein LOC127807258, producing MSGHSSPGSRRGRGSRARGTNRSYRSTPSPDSSSAGSHSSPSVSTHVVPSTPLYPQPSHPQGFVPVTQFQQPYGAMPFPMGFPTVLPTFHPSQTEPQSTPLPMPTFHPFGGSYPFPFIPTPQAHHSSSSPGQNVEATPYEPTETDQVDGRTNLSCNQSCDHFIPVVGPPADQTKIWKRRCTEPWLHWNEVPEITRRMWLEEFSVSIIAILNYIKF from the exons ATGTCAGGCCATTCTTCTCCTGGATCACGTAGGGGTAGGGGTAGTAGAGCTAGAGGTACCAATCGATCCTATAGGAGCACTCCTTCTCCGGATTCCAGTAGTGCTGGTTCACACTCTTCTCCTTCTGTGTCCACACATGTTGTTCCGTCTACTCCTTTATACCCTCAGCCATCACATCCACAGGGTTTCGTACCCGTGACTCAGTTTCAACAGCCATATGGCGCGATGCCATTTCCTATGGGTTTTCCTACAGTTCTACCTACATTCCACCCATCCCAGACTGAACCACAATCTACCCCTTTGCCTATGCCGACTTTTCATCCCTTTGGAGGATCATATCCATTCCCATTTATACCGACACCTCAAGCACATCATTCGTCCTCCTCTCCTGGACAGAATGTTGAGGCGACTCCATATGAGCCAACAGAGACCGACCAAGTTGATGGACGAACAAATTTATCCTGTAATCAGAGTTGTGATCa TTTTATTCCTGTTGTTGGCCCACCAGCTGATCAAACaaagatttggaagagacgGTGTACTGAACCTTGGCTTCATTGGAATGAAGTGCCAGAAATAACGCGACGGATGTGGTTGGAAGAATTTAGCGTAAGTataattgcaattcttaattatataaaattttaa